One Salvia splendens isolate huo1 chromosome 12, SspV2, whole genome shotgun sequence genomic window carries:
- the LOC121758162 gene encoding homeobox-leucine zipper protein HDG5-like isoform X2: protein MYGDCQVMSSSTVRGNPMSSDNSSQYNSTIQNPNFNFMANISPFNMFSPILPKEEKAKEDLLESGSGSEHIEGASGNEQEAEQQPPAKTKRYHRHTARQIQEMESLFKECPHPDDKQRLKLSQDLGLKPRQVKFWFQNRRTQMKAQQDRQENVVLRAENESLKTENYRLQATLRNIVCPNCGGPAVLGEMGYDEQQLRIENARLKEEFERVCCMVSQYNGRTMQAMGPNSDMMQQQPHSLELDMGVGVYPRKLDEHHMSNCPSDMMPLPFMPETSHFAGNTLILEEEKSLAMELAMSSMNELLKMWQTDEPLWVQEADTGKYVLNLEEYARMFSWSANLKQNSHQLRTEATRDTAVVIMNSITLVDAFLDANKWMELFPSIVSRAKTLQVVHSEVPGHATGSIHLMYAELQVLSPLVPTREAHFLRYCQHNAEEGTWAIVDFPIDGFHNDYSSSFPFYKRRPSGCIIQDMPNGYSTVTWVEHAEVEDGPINAVFSSLVSSGMAFGAQRWLAVLQRQCERLASLMARNIPDLGVIPSPEARKSVMNLSQRMIRTFCLNISTCYGQSWTALSESAEDTVRITTRRVTDPGQPNGLILSAVSTTWMPFQHKQVFDFLRDERSRAQLDVLSNGNSLNEVAHIANGSNPGNCISLLRINVASNSSQNVELVLQESCTDDSGSLVVYATVDVDAIQMVMNGEDPSCIPVLPMGFVVVPITNSSNDSTKESGCLLTVCLQVLASTMPNAKLNLSSVTAINHHLCNVVQQITALLNNTNAAAAFTTDADAHTPAVAD from the exons atgTATGGAGATTGTCAAGTTATGTCGTCATCAACGGTGAGAGGAAACCCTATGTCATCAGATAACTCATCTCAGTACAACTCCACCATCCAAAACCCCAACTTCAATTTCATGGCCAACATCAGCCCTTTCAACATGTTCTCTCCAATTCTCCCA AAAGAAGAGAAAGCTAAAGAGGATTTATTGGAAAGCGGCTCCGGCAGCGAGCACATCGAAGGAGCGTCGGGCAACGAGCAGGAGGCGGAGCAGCAGCCCCCCGCCAAAACCAAACGCTACCACCGCCACACTGCCCGCCAGATCCAAGAGATGGAATC ATTGTTCAAGGAATGTCCGCACCCAGACGACAAACAGCGCCTCAAACTCAGCCAAGACCTCGGCCTCAAACCGAGGCAAGTCAAATTCTGGTTCCAAAATCGCCGCACTCAGATGAAG GCACAACAAGACCGGCAGGAGAATGTGGTGCTTAGGGCGGAGAATGAGAGCCTCAAGACGGAGAATTACCGGTTGCAGGCGACGTTGAGGAACATTGTGTGCCCCAACTGTGGAGGTCCCGCTGTGCTCGGGGAGATGGGCTATGACGAGCAGCAGCTACGCATAGAAAATGCACGTCTCAAAGAGGAG TTTGAGCGTGTATGCTGCATGGTCTCGCAATACAACGGGCGGACAATGCAGGCCATGGGGCCGAATTCCGATATGATGCAACAACAGCCTCATTCACTGGAACTGGACATGGGCGTGGGCGTATATCCAAGAAAGCTAGATGAGCACCACATGAGCAATTGTCCTTCGGACATGATGCCTCTTCCTTTCATGCCTGAAACCTCCCATTTCGCAGGCAACACTCTGATCTTGGAAGAGGAGAAGTCTCTAGCCATGGAGCTGGCCATGTCGTCCATGAACGAGCTGCTGAAGATGTGGCAGACGGACGAGCCTCTTTGGGTTCAGGAAGCGGATACGGGCAAGTATGTCCTCAATCTTGAGGAGTATGCAAGGATGTTTTCTTGGTCTGCAAACCTCAAGCAGAATTCTCATCAGCTGAGGACTGAAGCAACCAGAGACACCGCGGTTGTTATCATGAACAGCATCACCCTTGTTGATGCTTTCCTTGATGCA AATAAGTGGATGGAGTTGTTTCCTTCTATCGTTTCTAGAGCTAAAACACTTCAGGTAGTGCACTCAGAGGTTCCTGGCCATGCTACTGGTTCTATTCACTTG ATGTATGCTGAGCTACAAGTACTCTCACCCTTAGTCCCCACGCGCGAGGCTCATTTCCTCCGCTACTGCCAACACAACGCGGAGGAGGGAACGTGGGCGATTGTTGATTTCCCAATCGACGGCTTCCACAATGACTACTCTTCTTCCTTCCCTTTCTACAAAAGGCGCCCTTCTGGATGCATCATTCAAGACATGCCTAATGGATATTCAACG GTAACTTGGGTCGAGCATGCTGAGGTTGAAGATGGACCGATCAACGCTGTCTTCAGCAGTCTGGTCAGCAGTGGCATGGCCTTTGGGGCGCAGAGGTGGCTAGCCGTTCTGCAGCGCCAGTGCGAGAGGCTTGCCAGCCTCATGGCCAGAAACATACCTGATCTTGGAG TGATCCCATCGCCTGAAGCTCGAAAAAGTGTGATGAATCTCTCACAGAGGATGATTAGGACATTCTGTCTCAACATAAGCACTTGCTATGGCCAATCTTGGACAGCCCTCTCTGAATCTGCTGAGGATACTGTTCGAATCACTACCAGGAGAGTCACTGATCCCGGACAGCCCAACGGCCTCATTCTTAGCGCCGTCTCCACCACTTGGATGCCCTTTCAACACAAGCAGGTTTTCGACTTCTTGAGAGACGAACGCTCCAGAGCTCAG CTTGATGTGCTCTCAAATGGGAATTCACTAAATGAAGTAGCTCACATTGCCAATGGCTCAAATCCAGGAAACTGCATTTCTCTTCTTCGCATCAAT GTTGCTAGCAACTCATCACAGAATGTGGAGCTAGTGCTGCAAGAGAGCTGCACGGATGATTCGGGGAGCTTAGTAGTGTACGCGACAGTGGACGTTGATGCGATCCAGATGGTGATGAACGGAGAGGATCCATCCTGCATCCCCGTCCTACCCATGGGATTCGTCGTCGTCCCAATCACCAACAGCAGCAATGATTCAACTAAAGAATCCGGATGCCTCCTCACAGTCTGCCTCCAAGTCCTAGCAAGCACAATGCCGAACGCAAAGCTCAATCTCTCAAGCGTCACCGCCATCAACCACCACCTCTGCAACGTCGTGCAGCAGATCACAGCCCTTCTCAACAACACCAATGCTGCGGCTGCTTTCACCACCGATGCTGATGCCCACACCCCCGCCGTGGCTGATTAA
- the LOC121758752 gene encoding uncharacterized protein LOC121758752, with amino-acid sequence MAMQAGIGLSRIFLIAGAGYTGTILLKNGKLSDILGELQNLVKGMEKSGELEGDSDHSDTIATQVRRLAMEVRQLASSRQITVLNGNSTQSNLASLVVPAAAVGAVGYGYMWWKGLSFGDLMYVTKQNMANAVTNLTKHLDHVSDALAAAKRHLTQRIENLDGKIDEQIEISKLIRNEVNDAHADLSQIGFDLNDLHRMVSGLDGKLHSLEDKQEFANAGVMYLCSIVNGKRMPMPDRIQDQFKLAGNSMQSLMGLRAIVDSPENLLTDGSVQDFSSEKLNKTITRTFSNKC; translated from the exons ATGGCTATGCAAGCTGGAATCGGATTATCCAGGATCTTTCTAATTGCTGGAGCTG GTTACACGGGAACTATATTGTTGAAGAATGGGAAATTATCAGATATATTGGGGGAGTTGCAG AATTTGGTTAAAGGCATGGAGAAATCAGGCGAGTTGGAGGGGGATTCGGATCATTCTGACACCATTGCTACCCAG GTCCGTCGACTGGCCATGGAGGTTCGCCAGCTGGCCTCATCCAGGCAGATTACAGTTCTAAATGGGAACTCTACCCAGA GTAACTTAGCATCTCTAGTTGTCCCAGCTGCTGCTGTTGGAGCTGTGGGATATGGCTACATGTGGTGGAAG GGTCTTTCCTTTGGAGACCTGATGTATGTAACAAAGCAGAATATGGCAAATGCTGTTACAAACTTGACAAAACATTTGGATCATGTTTCTGACGCTCTTGCC GCAGCAAAAAGACACTTGACTCAGAGAATTGAGAACCTGGATGGAAAAATTGATGAGCAAATAGAGATTTCTAAATTGATTAGAAATGAG GTCAATGATGCACATGCTGATCTCTCTCAAATTGGCTTTGATTTGAACGATTTGCATCGGATGGTGTCTGGGTTG GATGGCAAGCTCCATTCATTAGAAGACAAGCAG GAGTTTGCAAATGCTGGGGTGATGTACCTGTGTAGCATTGTAAATGGAAAAAGGATGCCCATGCCAGACAGAATTCAG GATCAATTTAAACTTGCTGGAAATTCAATGCAAAGTCTCATG GGTCTTAGAGCCATCGTAGATTCTCCTGAAAATTTATTGACAGATGGGAGTGTTCAAGACTTCTCTTCTGAGAAACTCAACAAAACCATAACAAG GACTTTTTCAAACAAGTGTTGA
- the LOC121758162 gene encoding homeobox-leucine zipper protein HDG5-like isoform X1, translating to MYGDCQVMSSSTVRGNPMSSDNSSQYNSTIQNPNFNFMANISPFNMFSPILPQKEEKAKEDLLESGSGSEHIEGASGNEQEAEQQPPAKTKRYHRHTARQIQEMESLFKECPHPDDKQRLKLSQDLGLKPRQVKFWFQNRRTQMKAQQDRQENVVLRAENESLKTENYRLQATLRNIVCPNCGGPAVLGEMGYDEQQLRIENARLKEEFERVCCMVSQYNGRTMQAMGPNSDMMQQQPHSLELDMGVGVYPRKLDEHHMSNCPSDMMPLPFMPETSHFAGNTLILEEEKSLAMELAMSSMNELLKMWQTDEPLWVQEADTGKYVLNLEEYARMFSWSANLKQNSHQLRTEATRDTAVVIMNSITLVDAFLDANKWMELFPSIVSRAKTLQVVHSEVPGHATGSIHLMYAELQVLSPLVPTREAHFLRYCQHNAEEGTWAIVDFPIDGFHNDYSSSFPFYKRRPSGCIIQDMPNGYSTVTWVEHAEVEDGPINAVFSSLVSSGMAFGAQRWLAVLQRQCERLASLMARNIPDLGVIPSPEARKSVMNLSQRMIRTFCLNISTCYGQSWTALSESAEDTVRITTRRVTDPGQPNGLILSAVSTTWMPFQHKQVFDFLRDERSRAQLDVLSNGNSLNEVAHIANGSNPGNCISLLRINVASNSSQNVELVLQESCTDDSGSLVVYATVDVDAIQMVMNGEDPSCIPVLPMGFVVVPITNSSNDSTKESGCLLTVCLQVLASTMPNAKLNLSSVTAINHHLCNVVQQITALLNNTNAAAAFTTDADAHTPAVAD from the exons atgTATGGAGATTGTCAAGTTATGTCGTCATCAACGGTGAGAGGAAACCCTATGTCATCAGATAACTCATCTCAGTACAACTCCACCATCCAAAACCCCAACTTCAATTTCATGGCCAACATCAGCCCTTTCAACATGTTCTCTCCAATTCTCCCA CAGAAAGAAGAGAAAGCTAAAGAGGATTTATTGGAAAGCGGCTCCGGCAGCGAGCACATCGAAGGAGCGTCGGGCAACGAGCAGGAGGCGGAGCAGCAGCCCCCCGCCAAAACCAAACGCTACCACCGCCACACTGCCCGCCAGATCCAAGAGATGGAATC ATTGTTCAAGGAATGTCCGCACCCAGACGACAAACAGCGCCTCAAACTCAGCCAAGACCTCGGCCTCAAACCGAGGCAAGTCAAATTCTGGTTCCAAAATCGCCGCACTCAGATGAAG GCACAACAAGACCGGCAGGAGAATGTGGTGCTTAGGGCGGAGAATGAGAGCCTCAAGACGGAGAATTACCGGTTGCAGGCGACGTTGAGGAACATTGTGTGCCCCAACTGTGGAGGTCCCGCTGTGCTCGGGGAGATGGGCTATGACGAGCAGCAGCTACGCATAGAAAATGCACGTCTCAAAGAGGAG TTTGAGCGTGTATGCTGCATGGTCTCGCAATACAACGGGCGGACAATGCAGGCCATGGGGCCGAATTCCGATATGATGCAACAACAGCCTCATTCACTGGAACTGGACATGGGCGTGGGCGTATATCCAAGAAAGCTAGATGAGCACCACATGAGCAATTGTCCTTCGGACATGATGCCTCTTCCTTTCATGCCTGAAACCTCCCATTTCGCAGGCAACACTCTGATCTTGGAAGAGGAGAAGTCTCTAGCCATGGAGCTGGCCATGTCGTCCATGAACGAGCTGCTGAAGATGTGGCAGACGGACGAGCCTCTTTGGGTTCAGGAAGCGGATACGGGCAAGTATGTCCTCAATCTTGAGGAGTATGCAAGGATGTTTTCTTGGTCTGCAAACCTCAAGCAGAATTCTCATCAGCTGAGGACTGAAGCAACCAGAGACACCGCGGTTGTTATCATGAACAGCATCACCCTTGTTGATGCTTTCCTTGATGCA AATAAGTGGATGGAGTTGTTTCCTTCTATCGTTTCTAGAGCTAAAACACTTCAGGTAGTGCACTCAGAGGTTCCTGGCCATGCTACTGGTTCTATTCACTTG ATGTATGCTGAGCTACAAGTACTCTCACCCTTAGTCCCCACGCGCGAGGCTCATTTCCTCCGCTACTGCCAACACAACGCGGAGGAGGGAACGTGGGCGATTGTTGATTTCCCAATCGACGGCTTCCACAATGACTACTCTTCTTCCTTCCCTTTCTACAAAAGGCGCCCTTCTGGATGCATCATTCAAGACATGCCTAATGGATATTCAACG GTAACTTGGGTCGAGCATGCTGAGGTTGAAGATGGACCGATCAACGCTGTCTTCAGCAGTCTGGTCAGCAGTGGCATGGCCTTTGGGGCGCAGAGGTGGCTAGCCGTTCTGCAGCGCCAGTGCGAGAGGCTTGCCAGCCTCATGGCCAGAAACATACCTGATCTTGGAG TGATCCCATCGCCTGAAGCTCGAAAAAGTGTGATGAATCTCTCACAGAGGATGATTAGGACATTCTGTCTCAACATAAGCACTTGCTATGGCCAATCTTGGACAGCCCTCTCTGAATCTGCTGAGGATACTGTTCGAATCACTACCAGGAGAGTCACTGATCCCGGACAGCCCAACGGCCTCATTCTTAGCGCCGTCTCCACCACTTGGATGCCCTTTCAACACAAGCAGGTTTTCGACTTCTTGAGAGACGAACGCTCCAGAGCTCAG CTTGATGTGCTCTCAAATGGGAATTCACTAAATGAAGTAGCTCACATTGCCAATGGCTCAAATCCAGGAAACTGCATTTCTCTTCTTCGCATCAAT GTTGCTAGCAACTCATCACAGAATGTGGAGCTAGTGCTGCAAGAGAGCTGCACGGATGATTCGGGGAGCTTAGTAGTGTACGCGACAGTGGACGTTGATGCGATCCAGATGGTGATGAACGGAGAGGATCCATCCTGCATCCCCGTCCTACCCATGGGATTCGTCGTCGTCCCAATCACCAACAGCAGCAATGATTCAACTAAAGAATCCGGATGCCTCCTCACAGTCTGCCTCCAAGTCCTAGCAAGCACAATGCCGAACGCAAAGCTCAATCTCTCAAGCGTCACCGCCATCAACCACCACCTCTGCAACGTCGTGCAGCAGATCACAGCCCTTCTCAACAACACCAATGCTGCGGCTGCTTTCACCACCGATGCTGATGCCCACACCCCCGCCGTGGCTGATTAA
- the LOC121757466 gene encoding AP2-like ethylene-responsive transcription factor SMOS1, which produces HEVNQILEVKSFFVQAPIWDKLHSDSFAILGWGFNLWQENSLRYIPTDSFLADAQETVCVKRRRRSPSLLALCNEQRPRQSFHLDHTTTTTTTTTTIKRSSRFRGVSRHRWTGRFEAHLWDKGSWNETQKKKGKQVYLGAYDEEEAAARVYDLAAIKYWGASTYTNFPICDYKKDIEIMQNMSKEEYLVSLRRRSSGFARGVSKYSRGVGRSKQYHKEELSNYIRWMRPQTNCSDLSSGNSFAIKNPAISDKHEIIERKMPLTPWNKPTTPTALSLLLRSSLFKELVEKTTTTATTIGGDDDDEEKPTGWPFWNTSMQCVKY; this is translated from the exons CATGAAGTTAACCAAATATTAGAAGTTAAGTCATTCTTTGTGCAAGCTCCAATATGGGACAAATTGCACAGTGATTCTTTTGCGATTCTCGGCTGGGGTTTTAATCTTTGGCAGGAGAACTCTCTTAGGTACATACCAACAGATAGTTTTTTAG CTGATGCTCAAGAAACTGTGTGTGTGAAGAGACGACGCAGGTCTCCGTCTCTACTGGCACTCTGTAATGAACAACGACCTCGACAGTCATTCCATCTAGATCACACTACTACTACGACTACTACTACAACTACTATCAAGAGGAGTTCAAGATTTCGTGGAGTTAGCAG ACATCGGTGGACAGGGAGATTTGAAGCTCATCTATGGGATAAAGGGTCTTGGAATGAAACtcaaaagaagaaaggaaaacaag TATATCTTG GAGCATACGATGAAGAAGAAGCTGCAGCGAGAGTGTATGATTTGGCTGCAATCAAATATTGGGGAGCCTCAACATATACTAACTTCCCA ATATGTGATTACAAAAAGGATATAGAAATAATGCAAAACATGAGCAAGGAGGAATACTTGGTCTCTCTAAGAAG GAGAAGCAGTGGTTTCGCGAGAGGGGTGTCCAAGTACAGTAGAGGTGTTGGAAG GTCAAAGCAGTATCACAAAGAAGAGTTGAGCAACTATATTAGATGGATGAGGCCTCAGACTAACTGCTCGGATTTGTCGAGTGGGAATTCGTTTGCAATAAAGAATCCGGCAATATCAGACAAGCATGAGATCATTGAAAGGAAAATGCCTCTCACCCCTTGGAACAAGCCCACCACCCCAACAGCCCTCAGTCTGCTCCTCCGTTCTTCCTTGTTTAAAGAGCTCGTTGAAAAGACGACTACTACTGCTACTACTATTGGCGGAGATGACGATGATGAAGAAAAACCAACAGGATGGCCGTTTTGGAACACATCGATGCAATGTGTCAAGTATTAG